The Mytilus galloprovincialis chromosome 2, xbMytGall1.hap1.1, whole genome shotgun sequence genome has a window encoding:
- the LOC143063445 gene encoding uncharacterized protein LOC143063445 isoform X1 has translation MKGEFSDMEESFIKMALESVHYNEANFKRMVEIYKKSGSGAKGSSASSSRGRKTVDDDLTFKPTGSLVPESFSGGMEPVVFGHDYDDKPLPSSSTAFTVPFGTPKKSATKVTKTSTTIPFGVVKSGTKITPGVTKTTAKKTVQPKKETIDHHAARIQADKKSPVTQQTRAKHVTRTGPTHVVVNQPRSNLAKGPDPDMRKGPDKELLLTEYVNVYGPNPDLREGPDRSRVQGSQGAVGPDPSLVCGPQAVHHSFIDNRPLVTAI, from the exons ATGAAAGGAGAATTCAGTGATATGGAGGAGAGTTTTATTAAGATGGCATTAGAGTCAGTACATTATAATGAAGCTAACTTCAAGAGAATggtggaaatttataaaaagtcaGG gTCTGGAGCAAAAGGTTCATCAGCTTCATCATCAA GAGGCAGAAAAACTGTGGATGATGATTTAACTTTTAAACCAACAGGATCTCTGGTACCTGAATCTTTTTCTGGTGGCATGGAACCAGTTGTTTTTGGACATGACTATGATGATAAACCGTTACCAAG CTCATCAACTGCTTTTACTGTTCCATTTGGTACACCTAAGAAATCAGCTACCAAGGTAACCAAGACATCAACAACAATACCTTTTGGTGTAGTAAAGTCAGGTACAAAGATAACTCCTGGAGTAACCAAGACAACAGCTAAAAAAACAGTACAACCAAAGAAAGAAACCATAGATCACCATGCAGCAAGAATCCAAGCTGATAAAAAATCACCTGTAACTCAACAAACTAGAGCTAAACATGTTACTCG CACTGGTCCCACACATGTTGTAGTAAATCAGCCTAGGTCTAACTTGGCTAAAGGTCCAGACCCAGATATGAGGAAAGGTCCGGACAAGGAACTGCTATT GACTGAGTATGTAAATGTATATGGCCCTAATCCAGACCTACGAGAAGGGCCAGATAGAAGTCGTGTACAGGGGTCACAAGGAGCTGTTGGACCTGATCCATCGCTGGTGTGCGGACCTCAAGCTGTGCATCACAGCTTTATTGATAATCGTCCTTTAGTTACTGCAATTTAA
- the LOC143063445 gene encoding uncharacterized protein LOC143063445 isoform X3 has translation MKGEFSDMEESFIKMALESVHYNEANFKRMVEIYKKSGSGAKGSSASSSRGRKTVDDDLTFKPTGSLVPESFSGGMEPVVFGHDYDDKPLPSSSTAFTVPFGTPKKSATKVTKTSTTIPFGVVKSGTKITPGVTKTTAKKTVQPKKETIDHHAARIQADKKSPVTQQTRAKHVTRTGPTHVVVNKP, from the exons ATGAAAGGAGAATTCAGTGATATGGAGGAGAGTTTTATTAAGATGGCATTAGAGTCAGTACATTATAATGAAGCTAACTTCAAGAGAATggtggaaatttataaaaagtcaGG gTCTGGAGCAAAAGGTTCATCAGCTTCATCATCAA GAGGCAGAAAAACTGTGGATGATGATTTAACTTTTAAACCAACAGGATCTCTGGTACCTGAATCTTTTTCTGGTGGCATGGAACCAGTTGTTTTTGGACATGACTATGATGATAAACCGTTACCAAG CTCATCAACTGCTTTTACTGTTCCATTTGGTACACCTAAGAAATCAGCTACCAAGGTAACCAAGACATCAACAACAATACCTTTTGGTGTAGTAAAGTCAGGTACAAAGATAACTCCTGGAGTAACCAAGACAACAGCTAAAAAAACAGTACAACCAAAGAAAGAAACCATAGATCACCATGCAGCAAGAATCCAAGCTGATAAAAAATCACCTGTAACTCAACAAACTAGAGCTAAACATGTTACTCG CACTGGTCCAACACATGTTGTAGTAAATAAACCTTAA
- the LOC143063445 gene encoding uncharacterized protein LOC143063445 isoform X2: MKGEFSDMEESFIKMALESVHYNEANFKRMVEIYKKSGSGAKGSSASSSRGRKTVDDDLTFKPTGSLVPESFSGGMEPVVFGHDYDDKPLPSSSTAFTVPFGTPKKSATKVTKTSTTIPFGVVKSGTKITPGVTKTTAKKTVQPKKETIDHHAARIQADKKSPVTQQTRAKHVTRLSGDYLSSSSVILSNLATKCCLKMSAGKQGDSRSIHLIVVVFILPFMHVIHCIFYLFISISIVI; encoded by the exons ATGAAAGGAGAATTCAGTGATATGGAGGAGAGTTTTATTAAGATGGCATTAGAGTCAGTACATTATAATGAAGCTAACTTCAAGAGAATggtggaaatttataaaaagtcaGG gTCTGGAGCAAAAGGTTCATCAGCTTCATCATCAA GAGGCAGAAAAACTGTGGATGATGATTTAACTTTTAAACCAACAGGATCTCTGGTACCTGAATCTTTTTCTGGTGGCATGGAACCAGTTGTTTTTGGACATGACTATGATGATAAACCGTTACCAAG CTCATCAACTGCTTTTACTGTTCCATTTGGTACACCTAAGAAATCAGCTACCAAGGTAACCAAGACATCAACAACAATACCTTTTGGTGTAGTAAAGTCAGGTACAAAGATAACTCCTGGAGTAACCAAGACAACAGCTAAAAAAACAGTACAACCAAAGAAAGAAACCATAGATCACCATGCAGCAAGAATCCAAGCTGATAAAAAATCACCTGTAACTCAACAAACTAGAGCTAAACATGTTACTCG ATTGAGTGGAGATTATTTGTCATCATCAAGTGTGATTTTAAGTAACCTAGCAACCAAGTGTTGTTTGAAAATGTCTGCTGGCAAACAAGGAGATTCCAGGTCTATACAtttgattgttgttgtttttattttaccttttatgcatgtcatacattgtatattttatctatttatcAGCATATCAATTGTTATATAA